A single genomic interval of Spirosoma taeanense harbors:
- a CDS encoding FAD binding domain-containing protein, with protein sequence MNPFQFTRVTDPKAAISAISREAGTYFLAGGTNLIDLMKREVIIPQRLIDINKLPLATIEKTSSGLRIGALAKNSAVADNELVKKHFPLLSMALNAGASAQLRNMATVGGNMMQRTRCPYFYDTSMPCNKRSPVQAGIDKGQVNGPTGCGALGGHNRMHAIFGTASADRSAKCIAVHPSDMCIALVALDATVNVSGPNGDRKIPFSEFHRLPGDSPQKDTTLAPGELIMSVDLPTNRFADNSYYLKVRDRASYAFALVSVGVGLTMKGKTIQDVRLAMGGVAHKPWRLTAAEQFLTGKEATEANFKQAATLAMQGAKGYGENDFKLTLAPNSIVDALKTATKTA encoded by the coding sequence ATGAATCCGTTTCAGTTTACGCGGGTTACGGACCCTAAAGCCGCTATTTCGGCGATCTCTAGAGAAGCGGGCACGTACTTTCTGGCCGGTGGCACCAACCTCATCGATCTGATGAAGCGCGAAGTCATTATTCCCCAGCGGCTCATCGATATCAATAAACTACCCCTGGCAACGATTGAGAAAACGAGCAGTGGTTTGCGCATTGGTGCCCTGGCCAAAAACTCAGCCGTTGCGGATAACGAGTTGGTAAAAAAGCACTTTCCTCTGCTCTCGATGGCGCTCAACGCGGGTGCTTCAGCCCAACTGCGCAACATGGCCACGGTGGGTGGTAATATGATGCAACGCACGCGCTGCCCGTATTTCTATGATACGTCGATGCCCTGTAACAAGCGAAGCCCGGTGCAGGCGGGTATCGACAAAGGGCAGGTAAACGGGCCAACGGGTTGTGGCGCGCTGGGCGGTCATAATCGGATGCACGCCATTTTCGGGACCGCATCGGCGGACCGAAGTGCTAAGTGCATTGCCGTACACCCCAGCGATATGTGCATTGCGCTGGTGGCTCTGGACGCAACGGTGAACGTATCGGGGCCCAACGGTGACCGTAAAATCCCATTCAGCGAGTTCCATCGGCTACCTGGCGACAGCCCACAAAAAGACACTACGCTGGCACCCGGCGAACTGATTATGTCGGTGGATCTGCCAACGAATCGTTTTGCTGATAATTCCTACTATCTCAAAGTGCGGGACCGGGCTTCGTATGCCTTCGCGCTGGTGTCGGTAGGTGTGGGTCTGACAATGAAAGGAAAGACCATTCAGGACGTCCGGCTGGCAATGGGTGGTGTAGCGCATAAGCCCTGGCGGTTGACCGCAGCCGAGCAGTTTTTAACTGGCAAAGAAGCTACCGAAGCCAACTTCAAACAAGCTGCCACGCTGGCTATGCAGGGCGCCAAAGGCTACGGTGAGAACGACTTTAAACTAACGCTGGCCCCCAACTCGATTGTTGACGCGTTGAAAACCGCCACAAAAACCGCCTGA
- a CDS encoding (R)-mandelonitrile lyase, protein MASAIFPKGEKGPTQTFTGTVWVQNLVASDSIYQLASGSVTFEPGARSFWHAHPSGQILLVTDGVGYHQLKGKPRQIIRKGDVVKCPPNTPHWHGASADSSMTHIHIVPNTEKGIVNWLQAVTDAEYNGAR, encoded by the coding sequence ATGGCGAGCGCTATTTTTCCTAAAGGGGAAAAAGGCCCCACCCAAACCTTTACCGGTACGGTATGGGTCCAGAATCTGGTAGCAAGCGATTCCATTTATCAGTTGGCCAGTGGCAGCGTTACGTTCGAGCCGGGAGCCCGCAGCTTTTGGCATGCTCATCCGAGTGGGCAGATTCTGCTGGTAACGGATGGGGTCGGCTACCACCAGTTGAAAGGAAAACCCCGGCAGATCATTCGGAAGGGGGACGTGGTGAAGTGTCCGCCGAATACGCCCCACTGGCACGGCGCTTCGGCTGACAGTTCCATGACCCACATTCATATTGTACCGAATACCGAAAAAGGCATTGTCAACTGGCTTCAGGCCGTCACGGATGCTGAATACAATGGGGCGCGGTAG
- a CDS encoding oxidoreductase has translation MNKVALVTGASSGMGESTAILLSQQGYKVYGAARRTNEMKPLESQGISVVSLDLTQDESIVNCVNTILGQEGRIDVLINNAGYGSYGAVEDVPIEEARRQFEVNIFGLARLTQLVLPTMREQKSGRIINISSMGGKIYTPYGAWYHATKHALEGWSDCLRLEVKPFGIDVVVVEPGGVKTAWGVIAAEGLKKVSGRGAYAEGATKAADSMANMYATGKNLTDQDVLAKEIVKAATTSKPNTRYVKGFMAKPMILMRQWLGDRAFDKIITSAA, from the coding sequence ATGAACAAAGTAGCGCTGGTAACCGGAGCCTCTTCCGGGATGGGCGAATCGACCGCCATACTATTGAGCCAACAAGGGTATAAAGTGTATGGCGCAGCCCGAAGAACGAACGAAATGAAACCGCTGGAAAGCCAGGGTATTTCGGTTGTTTCGTTAGACCTCACGCAAGACGAATCAATCGTCAACTGCGTCAACACCATTTTGGGCCAGGAAGGCCGAATTGACGTATTAATCAACAATGCCGGTTATGGCTCATACGGGGCGGTTGAAGATGTGCCCATTGAGGAAGCCCGCCGGCAATTTGAGGTGAATATATTCGGACTGGCCCGGTTAACGCAATTGGTTTTGCCCACGATGCGCGAGCAAAAATCAGGTCGAATCATCAACATATCGTCCATGGGGGGCAAGATCTATACGCCCTACGGTGCCTGGTATCATGCCACCAAACATGCCCTGGAAGGCTGGTCCGACTGCCTGCGACTGGAAGTAAAGCCATTCGGCATTGACGTCGTGGTCGTTGAACCAGGGGGCGTTAAAACAGCCTGGGGAGTCATTGCCGCCGAAGGCTTGAAAAAAGTATCGGGCCGCGGAGCGTATGCCGAAGGCGCAACAAAAGCAGCCGATAGTATGGCCAATATGTATGCAACCGGAAAAAACCTGACCGATCAGGACGTACTGGCCAAAGAAATCGTGAAAGCAGCCACTACGTCGAAACCGAACACAAGGTACGTAAAAGGGTTTATGGCCAAACCCATGATTCTGATGCGTCAATGGCTGGGTGACCGGGCATTCGACAAGATCATTACGAGCGCAGCTTAA
- a CDS encoding helix-turn-helix domain-containing protein → MLVYDTIKKYADAFNNKTQHPLISLVDFNQSNPLPRAKFTISFYAIILKETRCGDLRYGNQYYDYAEGTMVFFGPGQVITNEPEGELHQPYGKALIVHPDLIKGTSLGRQIHEYSFFSYQSHEALHLSEKEREVVTTCFGNIATEVGQNIDRHSKALIVANLELLLKYCSRFYDRQFITREHINHGILEQFEQKLTDYLVSEKLRTDGIPTVSYFAQALHLSPNYFGDLIKKETGKSALEFIQLRLIDLAKERIFDTGKSISEISYELGFKYPQHFTRFFKQQVGTTPIAYRNGLN, encoded by the coding sequence ATGCTAGTCTACGACACGATAAAAAAATATGCGGATGCGTTCAACAACAAGACGCAGCATCCGCTGATCAGCCTGGTTGATTTTAACCAGTCAAACCCGCTCCCAAGGGCGAAGTTTACGATCAGTTTCTATGCCATTATCCTCAAAGAAACCCGCTGTGGTGATTTGCGGTATGGCAACCAGTATTATGACTATGCCGAAGGAACGATGGTCTTTTTTGGACCTGGCCAGGTCATTACCAATGAACCCGAAGGCGAGCTGCATCAGCCTTACGGGAAGGCCCTCATCGTTCACCCCGATCTGATCAAAGGCACGAGTTTAGGCAGACAGATTCACGAATATTCGTTTTTCAGCTATCAATCCCACGAGGCCCTGCATCTGTCGGAGAAAGAGCGGGAGGTTGTAACGACCTGTTTTGGCAACATTGCCACTGAAGTGGGCCAAAACATTGACCGCCACAGTAAAGCGCTGATTGTGGCTAATCTGGAATTGCTCCTGAAGTATTGTTCCCGTTTTTACGACCGCCAGTTCATTACCCGTGAGCATATCAATCATGGCATTCTGGAGCAGTTTGAACAGAAGCTTACGGACTATCTAGTGAGCGAAAAGCTACGTACTGATGGGATTCCAACGGTTTCCTACTTTGCCCAGGCGTTGCACCTGTCGCCCAATTACTTTGGTGACCTAATAAAAAAGGAAACCGGCAAGTCGGCCCTGGAATTCATCCAGCTCCGGCTGATCGATCTGGCCAAAGAACGGATTTTTGATACGGGTAAATCCATCAGTGAAATTTCCTATGAACTAGGCTTCAAATACCCGCAGCATTTTACGCGCTTCTTCAAACAACAGGTTGGCACGACACCCATTGCGTATCGAAATGGGTTGAACTAG
- a CDS encoding xanthine dehydrogenase family protein molybdopterin-binding subunit, which yields MSKDLKNPPIDRIDGRLKVTGGANYFADFNLPGMAYCVLVGSEIGRGTITSLDTKKAQGAPGVLGVFTHQNMPPIPGWNAPVGGEADGPPPRPREEQYRILSSPKIFFDGQPIAIVVADTFERATYAASLVKATYNKQTARTDLQKHVAEGIAPKGAEGGNYSRGKADAYQTAPVTLEANYIIPIEVHNPMELHGILAHWTGDKQLMIYAKTQGVNATQNAMAQAFKIDPKNIHVHTEFMGGGFGMGLRTWPQETAVVAIAKKIGRPLKLVVNRSQMFTLVGHRPYTVQTIQMGADKDGKLVSIAHAATAETARYEDFTEATVNMTKFMYACPNVSTRYRLVRLDRSVPIWMRGPGEATGAFALESAMDEMAHKLNLDPIEFRLRNYSETDPEHNRPYSSKHLREAYQRGADAIGWTNRKAQPLSQREGDWQIGYGMSTGVFSAFRWEASARALLKADGSLTVQSAVTDIGPGTGTALTMIAHNVLGVPINRIKVEYGDTSLPKAPTQGGSAIISAVGSAVFDACTAIKQALVELASKDGGPLAGRQAEELTLTDGVLSVEKEPAKKVAVNELMRTNNLTVIDKTKDSKGGPEQAKYSMYSFSVHFVQVRVNPLTGVVRVTKAVSVADSGRIVSPKTAASQMIGGVAGGIGMALTEEALIDHRFGRFVNNNLADYHVAVNADVPAIETITIDKPDPIINPMGAKGMGEIALIGFAAAVANAVFNATGQRVRDLPITPDKVMQKLV from the coding sequence ATGAGCAAAGACCTAAAAAACCCGCCCATTGACAGGATTGATGGACGACTGAAAGTGACCGGCGGGGCCAACTACTTCGCTGATTTCAACTTGCCGGGCATGGCCTATTGCGTCCTGGTGGGCAGCGAGATCGGTCGGGGCACCATCACCAGCCTGGATACGAAAAAAGCGCAGGGTGCACCGGGTGTGCTGGGCGTGTTTACCCACCAGAACATGCCGCCCATTCCGGGTTGGAATGCGCCCGTGGGCGGTGAAGCCGACGGCCCGCCCCCACGGCCCAGAGAAGAGCAATATCGAATCCTGAGCAGCCCCAAAATCTTCTTCGATGGGCAGCCTATTGCCATCGTTGTAGCCGACACCTTTGAACGGGCCACCTACGCGGCTTCGCTGGTTAAAGCAACCTATAACAAACAGACTGCCCGAACCGATTTGCAAAAACACGTAGCCGAGGGCATTGCGCCCAAAGGAGCGGAGGGAGGTAATTATTCACGGGGAAAAGCCGATGCCTATCAAACGGCTCCGGTAACGCTGGAGGCTAATTACATCATACCGATTGAGGTGCACAACCCGATGGAACTCCACGGTATTCTGGCCCACTGGACTGGCGATAAGCAGTTGATGATTTACGCCAAAACGCAGGGAGTAAACGCCACCCAAAACGCAATGGCGCAAGCGTTTAAAATCGACCCAAAAAATATCCATGTACATACCGAGTTCATGGGTGGAGGATTTGGTATGGGCCTCAGAACCTGGCCGCAGGAAACGGCAGTCGTCGCCATTGCCAAAAAAATTGGCCGACCGCTGAAACTGGTGGTGAACCGCAGTCAGATGTTTACGCTGGTGGGCCACCGGCCCTATACGGTGCAGACCATTCAGATGGGTGCAGACAAAGACGGTAAGCTGGTCAGTATTGCCCATGCCGCTACCGCAGAGACCGCCCGATATGAAGACTTCACCGAAGCGACCGTCAACATGACCAAGTTCATGTACGCCTGTCCCAACGTCAGCACCCGCTACCGCCTGGTCCGGCTCGACCGGAGCGTGCCCATCTGGATGCGGGGGCCGGGTGAAGCAACGGGCGCTTTTGCGCTGGAATCCGCCATGGACGAGATGGCTCATAAGCTGAATTTAGACCCCATTGAATTCCGCTTACGGAACTACTCCGAAACCGACCCCGAGCATAACCGACCGTATTCGAGCAAGCACCTCAGGGAAGCTTACCAACGCGGGGCCGACGCTATTGGCTGGACCAATCGGAAGGCCCAACCGCTCAGTCAGCGGGAAGGCGACTGGCAAATTGGCTACGGCATGAGTACGGGCGTATTCAGCGCCTTTCGGTGGGAAGCCAGCGCCCGCGCGCTGTTGAAGGCTGACGGATCTCTGACCGTTCAAAGTGCGGTGACTGATATCGGACCAGGAACCGGAACGGCCCTAACGATGATCGCTCATAACGTGCTGGGTGTACCCATCAACCGGATTAAGGTGGAATACGGGGATACATCGCTACCCAAAGCACCAACGCAGGGTGGTTCGGCCATCATTTCGGCGGTGGGCTCGGCGGTGTTCGATGCCTGTACGGCCATCAAACAGGCGTTGGTCGAGCTGGCCAGTAAAGACGGTGGCCCTTTGGCTGGTCGTCAGGCGGAAGAACTGACCCTAACGGATGGTGTCCTTTCGGTGGAGAAAGAGCCGGCCAAAAAAGTAGCCGTCAACGAGTTGATGCGGACCAATAACCTGACCGTCATTGACAAAACAAAAGACTCGAAAGGCGGGCCGGAACAGGCCAAGTACTCCATGTATTCCTTCTCGGTGCATTTTGTGCAGGTGCGGGTCAACCCCTTAACGGGCGTAGTACGGGTCACTAAGGCCGTTAGCGTAGCCGATTCGGGCCGGATCGTGAGTCCTAAAACGGCGGCCAGTCAGATGATTGGTGGGGTGGCCGGTGGCATCGGCATGGCCTTAACAGAAGAAGCCCTGATCGACCATCGATTCGGTCGGTTTGTGAATAATAACCTGGCCGATTACCACGTAGCGGTGAACGCCGACGTACCGGCTATCGAGACCATCACGATTGATAAGCCCGATCCTATCATCAACCCGATGGGGGCGAAAGGCATGGGTGAAATTGCCTTGATCGGGTTTGCTGCGGCCGTCGCTAATGCGGTCTTCAACGCTACCGGTCAGCGCGTCCGCGATCTGCCCATCACCCCCGATAAAGTCATGCAGAAGCTGGTTTAA
- a CDS encoding (2Fe-2S)-binding protein, with the protein MAQPEHPNDELESPDTSRRVFLKQSSALAAWALTPPAAVKAVDSGLHEKMARAVEQMPLRLTVNGKAQQISIEPRVTLLDLLREQLHLTGTKKGCDHGQCGACTVHVDGQRINSCLTLAMTTEGSNVTTIEGLADGDQLHPMQEAFIKHDGFQCGYCTPGQIMSAVACIREGHAHSPEEIREYMSGNICRCGAYANIVEAIMDVKKGGAKV; encoded by the coding sequence ATGGCTCAGCCTGAACATCCCAATGACGAGTTAGAAAGCCCGGACACATCCCGGCGGGTTTTTCTCAAACAGTCTTCCGCCCTGGCGGCCTGGGCATTAACCCCCCCCGCTGCGGTAAAAGCGGTTGACAGCGGTCTCCATGAGAAAATGGCGCGGGCCGTTGAGCAGATGCCGCTTCGGCTGACCGTCAACGGGAAAGCCCAGCAAATCAGCATCGAACCCAGAGTCACGCTGCTGGATTTGCTTAGGGAACAGTTGCACCTGACGGGCACCAAGAAAGGTTGTGATCATGGCCAATGCGGAGCCTGCACGGTCCACGTCGACGGGCAGCGGATCAATTCGTGTTTGACACTAGCCATGACCACCGAAGGCAGCAACGTAACGACAATTGAAGGCCTGGCCGATGGAGACCAGCTGCACCCGATGCAGGAAGCGTTTATCAAACACGACGGCTTCCAGTGCGGCTACTGCACCCCCGGACAAATCATGTCGGCGGTGGCCTGTATTCGGGAAGGCCACGCCCATTCGCCGGAAGAAATCCGCGAGTACATGAGCGGCAACATCTGCCGGTGCGGGGCATACGCCAATATTGTCGAGGCCATCATGGACGTAAAAAAAGGAGGAGCCAAGGTATGA
- a CDS encoding alpha/beta hydrolase, whose translation MKSSVFSLFACLLAVKSLAQISPTIPPKPYTYADFPESKASSTTMKVVSIDRDSSLVTYRPNVKYITRDGLDLTLQIIEPTFAKGKRPCIVYVQGSAWMKQNVYANLPQLAEFARRGYVIAVVEYRPSSVASFPAQLQDTKTAIRFMREQAATYHVDVNNVFIWGDSSGGHTALMVGLTQNNPELDTKELGNYPITVNAVVDFYGPTDITQMNLEPSIFDHIGPKSPEGQLLGGKNVLENKELAAATNPINYIKSAKNGAPILLIHGSKDRLVPFQQSVLLADALEKNNYRYQFYQLKGADHGSPEFWSRKTFDLVEAFLKQYTVKN comes from the coding sequence ATGAAATCCTCTGTTTTTTCCTTATTCGCCTGTCTTTTGGCCGTCAAGAGCCTGGCCCAAATAAGCCCGACGATTCCGCCCAAACCCTACACCTATGCCGATTTTCCGGAATCGAAGGCTTCGTCTACAACCATGAAAGTCGTCTCGATTGACCGGGATAGTTCCCTGGTAACGTATCGACCGAATGTAAAATACATCACCCGCGATGGGCTGGATCTGACCTTACAGATAATTGAGCCAACATTCGCCAAAGGCAAAAGGCCCTGTATCGTTTACGTGCAGGGGTCTGCCTGGATGAAGCAAAATGTCTACGCCAATTTGCCGCAACTGGCCGAATTTGCCCGGCGGGGATATGTCATCGCCGTGGTGGAGTATCGTCCTTCGTCGGTAGCCAGCTTTCCCGCGCAACTTCAGGACACCAAAACCGCGATCCGTTTCATGCGGGAACAGGCCGCTACGTATCATGTCGACGTAAACAACGTGTTTATCTGGGGCGATTCATCCGGCGGGCATACGGCACTAATGGTCGGCTTAACGCAAAACAACCCGGAGCTGGATACCAAAGAGCTGGGCAACTACCCTATAACGGTGAATGCCGTTGTCGATTTCTATGGTCCGACGGACATTACGCAGATGAATTTAGAGCCGTCTATTTTTGATCATATTGGTCCCAAGAGCCCCGAAGGCCAGTTGCTGGGCGGGAAGAATGTGCTGGAAAATAAAGAACTGGCCGCTGCAACCAATCCTATCAATTACATCAAAAGCGCCAAAAATGGAGCACCCATCCTCCTAATTCATGGCTCCAAAGACCGGTTAGTACCCTTTCAGCAAAGTGTGCTGCTGGCCGATGCCCTCGAAAAGAATAACTATCGGTATCAGTTTTACCAGTTAAAAGGGGCCGACCACGGCAGCCCGGAATTCTGGAGCCGGAAAACGTTCGATCTGGTGGAAGCTTTTCTCAAACAATACACCGTAAAAAACTGA
- a CDS encoding (R)-mandelonitrile lyase: MEITKVGSQPSNKGPEEWFTGSVRIDPLFAANNARRGAAASVTFEPGARTAWHTHPLGQTLIVTAGCGWVQREGGSVEEIHPGDIIWFEPNEKHWHGATVTTGMTHIAIQENLNGKQVEWLEKVTDQQYQLSE, from the coding sequence ATGGAAATCACAAAAGTAGGGTCTCAACCCTCGAATAAAGGGCCAGAAGAATGGTTTACAGGATCGGTGCGTATCGATCCATTGTTTGCCGCCAATAATGCGAGACGTGGAGCAGCCGCCAGCGTTACATTTGAACCCGGGGCGCGAACTGCCTGGCATACCCATCCACTTGGTCAGACGCTCATCGTTACCGCTGGGTGCGGGTGGGTACAGCGGGAGGGTGGCTCAGTCGAAGAAATCCACCCTGGGGATATAATCTGGTTCGAACCCAACGAGAAGCACTGGCATGGTGCTACGGTAACCACAGGGATGACGCACATTGCCATCCAGGAAAACCTGAACGGCAAACAAGTGGAGTGGCTGGAGAAGGTAACCGATCAACAGTATCAGCTTTCTGAATAG
- a CDS encoding helix-turn-helix domain-containing protein, which translates to MSNVIHLETISDMHKLLPQASVKHPLVAVIDFSAYRDQINSGLKLTLGCYAVMFKNACEYKIKYGQQACDFQDGSLVCIAPRQVISLDEPSDRPSAISGWGLFFHPDLIRGTTLGSRIREYTFFGYETAEALHLSNKEQNTLGEIVQKIDSELSENIDRHSQTLIVSNIELLLNYCIRYYDRQFITRKQVNGDILAKVEAVLTAHYQQADLREKGLPTVKYLADQVHLSPDYLSDLLKRETGMNAQDRIHYYLIEEAKNLLLSTNHSVGELAFGLGFDYPQYFSRLFKSKTGMTPLEYRTSFN; encoded by the coding sequence ATGAGCAATGTTATTCATCTGGAGACCATCAGCGACATGCATAAACTGCTGCCGCAGGCCTCGGTTAAGCACCCCTTAGTGGCCGTCATTGACTTCTCTGCGTATCGGGACCAAATTAATTCGGGCCTCAAACTCACGCTGGGCTGTTACGCCGTGATGTTCAAAAACGCGTGCGAATACAAAATCAAGTATGGCCAGCAAGCGTGCGATTTTCAGGACGGCAGTTTAGTCTGTATTGCCCCCCGACAGGTTATCTCCTTAGATGAGCCGTCGGATAGACCGAGCGCTATTTCCGGCTGGGGCCTGTTCTTTCACCCCGATTTGATACGCGGCACTACGCTGGGGAGCCGAATCAGGGAGTATACTTTTTTCGGCTACGAAACGGCTGAAGCCCTGCATCTATCCAACAAGGAACAAAATACCCTGGGTGAGATTGTGCAAAAAATAGATTCCGAGCTATCGGAAAACATCGACAGGCACAGCCAGACGTTGATTGTATCCAACATCGAATTGCTGCTCAACTACTGCATTCGGTATTACGACCGGCAGTTTATCACCCGCAAACAGGTTAACGGCGACATCCTGGCTAAAGTGGAAGCCGTTTTAACGGCCCATTACCAGCAGGCTGACCTGCGTGAAAAAGGTTTGCCAACGGTTAAGTATCTGGCTGATCAGGTTCACTTATCGCCCGACTATCTGAGCGATTTGTTAAAGCGGGAAACAGGCATGAACGCCCAGGATCGCATTCATTATTATCTGATTGAGGAAGCCAAGAACTTACTGTTGAGTACGAATCACTCGGTGGGCGAGCTGGCTTTTGGCTTGGGCTTTGACTATCCGCAATATTTCTCGCGTTTATTCAAGTCCAAAACCGGTATGACGCCCCTGGAATACCGAACCTCGTTTAATTGA
- a CDS encoding sugar O-acetyltransferase, with the protein MIEIADKQSLASSGLLERLRAGELLRKDDPEYGKFGEVVSRTIRLCVQMNATATDVDQVRNQLSAIIGDEIDESTTIFPPFYTNFGQFLKIGRNVFINHACSLLDIGGITIEDDVQIGPRVNLTSENHPLDPGDRQTLIPRPIVVKRNAWIGAGATVLPGVTIGENAVVAAGAIVSRDVPANTVVAGIPAKVVKHL; encoded by the coding sequence ATGATTGAAATTGCTGATAAACAATCGCTTGCCAGTTCAGGCCTTTTAGAGCGGCTACGAGCGGGAGAACTGCTGCGAAAGGATGACCCGGAATACGGAAAATTTGGTGAAGTTGTTTCCCGCACCATTCGGCTTTGCGTCCAGATGAATGCCACCGCTACCGACGTTGACCAGGTAAGAAATCAGTTGAGTGCCATCATTGGGGATGAGATCGACGAGTCAACAACGATTTTTCCGCCGTTTTACACCAACTTCGGCCAGTTTCTCAAAATAGGCAGAAACGTCTTTATCAACCACGCCTGTTCGTTGCTGGATATTGGCGGTATCACTATCGAGGACGATGTACAGATTGGCCCCCGCGTCAATCTGACGTCGGAAAACCACCCGCTCGACCCTGGCGACCGCCAGACGCTGATTCCACGTCCCATTGTGGTGAAGCGCAACGCCTGGATTGGAGCGGGTGCTACGGTGCTACCCGGTGTTACCATCGGAGAGAACGCCGTTGTAGCGGCCGGGGCGATCGTCAGCCGCGATGTACCGGCGAATACGGTGGTGGCCGGGATTCCGGCAAAGGTTGTCAAACACCTGTAG
- a CDS encoding aldo/keto reductase, protein MILNETYTLSNGVEIPKLGLGTWFITNEAVVQAVKDAVQIGYRHIDTAQAYQNESGVGEGIRACGVNREELFVTTKLAAEVKSYKEAVASIDGSLHRLGLEYIDLMIIHSPKPWAEFSGPDPYFDGNREAWRALEEAYTAGKLRAIGLSNFEQADIDNILGSCSVKPVVNQILAHISNTPTELIHYSQENGMLVEAYSPIGHGELLKNKSITAIAQNYGVSVAQLSIRYCLQLGLLPLPKTANPEHMKTNAEVAFVISEEDMERLSNIEQIEHYGEASIFPVFGRK, encoded by the coding sequence ATGATTTTAAACGAAACCTATACGCTATCGAATGGCGTGGAGATACCCAAACTAGGTCTGGGAACCTGGTTCATCACTAATGAAGCGGTCGTACAGGCCGTCAAGGATGCAGTACAAATCGGTTACCGCCATATTGACACGGCTCAGGCCTACCAGAATGAAAGCGGAGTTGGCGAAGGCATCCGGGCCTGTGGTGTGAACCGGGAGGAGTTGTTTGTGACCACCAAGCTGGCTGCTGAGGTAAAATCGTACAAAGAAGCCGTAGCATCCATTGATGGCTCCCTTCACCGATTAGGCCTTGAGTACATTGACTTGATGATCATTCACAGCCCTAAACCATGGGCGGAATTTAGTGGCCCTGACCCTTATTTTGATGGAAATCGTGAAGCATGGCGAGCGCTTGAAGAAGCCTATACGGCGGGGAAACTTCGTGCCATTGGCCTCTCGAACTTCGAACAGGCAGACATTGATAACATTCTGGGCTCCTGCTCGGTGAAACCAGTGGTCAATCAGATTTTGGCGCATATCAGCAACACTCCTACCGAGTTGATTCACTATTCGCAGGAAAACGGCATGCTGGTAGAGGCTTATTCCCCCATTGGCCACGGTGAATTGTTGAAGAACAAGTCCATAACGGCTATAGCCCAAAACTACGGCGTTTCGGTGGCCCAGTTAAGTATCCGCTATTGCCTACAGCTTGGTCTGTTGCCACTACCAAAGACGGCCAATCCAGAGCATATGAAAACCAATGCCGAAGTAGCTTTCGTTATTTCGGAGGAGGATATGGAACGCCTAAGCAATATAGAACAAATCGAGCATTATGGAGAGGCTAGCATCTTTCCCGTATTCGGCCGGAAATAA
- a CDS encoding cyclophilin-like fold protein: MKQTQLLLLPILLFIVGSMACKTDNLIPVDQPTMSNPASPDPNLITDSSSNRLRVRVGSSTFTATLLSNPTVTAFKARLPLTLSMKELNGNEKFADLPNGLPTNATNPGTIQAGDLMLYGSSTLVLFYESFRTSYSYTKLGRIDNPAGLAAALGRGSVTVSFTLE, encoded by the coding sequence ATGAAACAGACCCAATTACTCCTGCTGCCTATCTTGTTATTTATTGTTGGCAGTATGGCTTGCAAAACAGATAACCTGATTCCCGTTGATCAACCGACTATGTCCAACCCAGCCAGCCCCGATCCAAACCTGATTACGGATAGTTCTTCCAACCGGCTACGCGTTCGGGTTGGCTCCAGCACCTTTACCGCGACGCTGCTCAGCAACCCAACCGTAACCGCTTTTAAAGCCCGGCTGCCGCTCACGCTGTCGATGAAAGAGCTGAACGGGAATGAAAAGTTTGCTGATCTGCCGAATGGCTTACCCACGAATGCGACCAATCCCGGCACCATTCAGGCGGGGGATCTGATGCTGTACGGTTCCAGTACGCTGGTGCTCTTCTATGAATCCTTCCGAACCTCCTATAGCTATACCAAACTTGGCCGGATTGATAATCCAGCGGGGCTGGCGGCTGCCCTGGGTAGGGGAAGCGTAACGGTCAGCTTTACCTTGGAATAA